Proteins from a single region of Paraburkholderia sp. ZP32-5:
- a CDS encoding fumarylacetoacetate hydrolase family protein yields the protein MRWARFEADGKASYGIIENDEIEAVSGDPFDGYERTGVRTSLASVRLLCPVMPRTLYAAGLNYAAHVTALANSKGETPKLPPAADIGYRGSNALIAHNDQIVIPADAGERIQYEAELVVVIGRKAKGLTEADALSCVLGYTIGNDISERDWQASDRTLWRAKSCDTFMPMGPWIETDVDLDAAVTTVRVNGRETLSFPTNSMIFGVAAYISRMSKYMTLYPGDVIWMGTEGTSENLKAGDVVEVDISGIGTLSNPLVRASA from the coding sequence ATGCGGTGGGCAAGATTCGAGGCAGACGGTAAGGCCAGCTACGGCATCATCGAAAACGACGAAATCGAGGCCGTCAGCGGCGATCCTTTCGACGGCTACGAACGGACCGGCGTCCGCACATCGCTGGCATCCGTTCGTCTGTTGTGTCCGGTCATGCCGCGCACACTCTACGCGGCCGGTCTCAACTACGCGGCGCACGTGACCGCGCTCGCCAACAGCAAGGGCGAAACACCCAAACTGCCGCCCGCCGCCGATATCGGCTATCGCGGCAGCAATGCGCTGATCGCGCACAACGATCAGATCGTGATTCCGGCGGATGCGGGCGAACGCATCCAGTACGAGGCGGAACTGGTCGTCGTGATCGGCCGCAAAGCCAAGGGCCTCACGGAAGCGGACGCGCTGTCGTGCGTGCTCGGCTACACGATCGGCAACGACATCAGCGAGCGCGACTGGCAGGCGTCGGACCGCACGCTGTGGCGCGCGAAATCCTGCGACACGTTCATGCCGATGGGTCCGTGGATCGAGACCGATGTCGACCTCGACGCGGCGGTTACGACGGTTCGTGTGAACGGCCGCGAAACCCTGTCTTTCCCGACCAACAGCATGATTTTCGGCGTCGCCGCCTATATCAGCCGTATGTCGAAATACATGACGCTGTATCCGGGCGACGTGATCTGGATGGGCACCGAAGGCACGTCGGAGAACCTGAAAGCCGGCGACGTCGTGGAGGTCGACATCTCCGGAATCGGCACGCTGAGCAATCCGCTCGTGCGCGCATCGGCCTGA
- a CDS encoding serine hydrolase domain-containing protein, which translates to MATSRFALLIARVVSRRVHAIALAAGIAVTVTACGGDSLTSNEPAYATAARPQIDALLADTMTPGAVVYVQSPHGDWLESFGTAVRGTSTPIPTNAHFRVGSVTKTWTGTVILQLVQEGKLALSDPVSKYIANVPNGANITIEELLAMRSGLYNYSTSIAFNQTLDEQPDKVWTTSELLDIAFNQPPYFPPGTDFRYSNTNTVLLGLIIEQLTGMSAADAIKARLFTPFGLTDTFLPPQDNTALIAPAPHGYQWGTNVETATSDALPPAQQAAAKNGTLQPTDVTSANTSWAWTAGSGISTIKELAAYVQRMVGGGYLNADLQAQRLASCQSVNPSDPMAASYCLGLAKFGTFYGHTGEIPGFNTFMGYDPVTKTTIVTWATTASAPDGTATANEIARILMAELSKAAEVPSEGRP; encoded by the coding sequence ATGGCCACCTCCCGCTTTGCTCTGTTGATAGCACGTGTTGTCTCCCGCCGCGTCCACGCGATTGCATTGGCAGCCGGCATCGCCGTGACCGTCACCGCTTGCGGCGGTGACTCGCTGACATCGAACGAGCCGGCCTACGCGACCGCGGCGCGTCCGCAGATCGACGCGTTGCTCGCGGACACGATGACACCAGGCGCGGTCGTTTATGTGCAATCGCCACACGGCGATTGGCTCGAATCGTTCGGTACCGCGGTGAGGGGCACCAGCACGCCGATTCCGACCAACGCGCATTTTCGCGTCGGCAGCGTGACGAAGACCTGGACAGGCACCGTGATTCTTCAACTCGTGCAGGAGGGCAAGCTGGCACTGAGCGACCCCGTCAGCAAGTACATCGCGAACGTGCCGAACGGCGCGAACATTACGATCGAGGAATTGCTGGCGATGCGCAGCGGCCTCTATAACTACTCGACCAGTATCGCGTTCAATCAGACGCTCGATGAGCAGCCGGACAAGGTGTGGACCACTAGCGAACTGCTCGACATCGCGTTTAACCAGCCGCCGTATTTCCCGCCGGGCACCGATTTCCGCTACTCGAATACGAATACGGTGTTGCTTGGCCTGATCATCGAGCAACTGACCGGAATGAGCGCCGCGGATGCAATCAAGGCCCGTCTCTTTACCCCGTTCGGATTGACCGATACGTTTCTTCCGCCGCAGGACAATACTGCTTTGATCGCGCCCGCGCCGCACGGCTATCAGTGGGGCACCAATGTGGAGACGGCTACGAGCGACGCGCTGCCGCCCGCGCAACAGGCCGCCGCGAAGAACGGCACGCTGCAGCCCACCGACGTGACGTCGGCGAACACGTCGTGGGCCTGGACCGCCGGCTCGGGCATCTCGACGATCAAGGAACTGGCGGCCTACGTGCAGCGGATGGTCGGGGGTGGCTATCTGAACGCCGACCTTCAGGCGCAACGGCTCGCGAGTTGCCAGTCGGTTAATCCGTCGGATCCGATGGCCGCGAGTTACTGCCTCGGCCTTGCCAAATTCGGCACGTTTTACGGGCATACCGGCGAGATACCCGGCTTCAATACGTTCATGGGCTACGATCCGGTGACGAAGACGACGATCGTCACGTGGGCGACGACGGCGTCCGCGCCCGATGGCACCGCGACCGCGAATGAGATTGCGCGAATCCTGATGGCGGAGTTGAGCAAGGCAGCGGAGGTGCCGAGCGAAGGGCGGCCTTGA
- a CDS encoding BON domain-containing protein, with translation MNVQRTLKLAGGTLIVVASINAWSQSSEPATSTESATSAAPSKSDIRKANRALSKKVLQALSKGGVDTSGVRVLVKGSAITLAGNVPESAQIEKAGELAKHVSGVTSVKNTLAVHEGGQ, from the coding sequence ATGAACGTACAGAGAACGCTCAAGTTGGCTGGCGGAACATTGATCGTTGTCGCATCCATCAACGCATGGTCACAAAGCAGCGAACCCGCCACGTCCACGGAATCAGCCACGTCGGCGGCTCCATCCAAATCGGACATTAGAAAAGCGAACCGCGCGCTTAGCAAAAAGGTACTCCAGGCGCTCTCAAAGGGTGGCGTCGACACCTCGGGCGTCAGGGTGCTGGTCAAAGGTAGCGCGATAACACTCGCCGGGAATGTCCCTGAGAGCGCCCAGATCGAGAAGGCCGGCGAGCTTGCGAAGCACGTTTCCGGCGTTACGTCGGTGAAGAACACCTTGGCGGTTCACGAAGGCGGCCAGTGA
- a CDS encoding LysR family transcriptional regulator produces the protein MNFDLSDLRAFVASADLGSFRAAADSLNISPSALSRRVEKLEGALGVRLFERTTRKMELTVAGRSFVEKARNVLAELESSLFGMEDLARRLTGLVTIACVPSAVSFFVPTAIEQYHRSYPGIRVRLIDETSSVVFLAVARGEADFGLTYIGTQEPDIEFTPIRKDPFVLACLRNHPLASQASVTWSEIAQYDDYIVLAQGSGNRTLIDNALANTVRPPQWFCEVQHVPALVSLIQAGVGIGVVPQLALPRDRHRSLVSIPLTHPKVARTLGVIRRKDRPLSVAAQHFLDLLISSAASSA, from the coding sequence ATGAATTTCGATCTCTCCGACTTGCGCGCTTTCGTTGCATCGGCCGATCTCGGCAGCTTCCGCGCGGCAGCCGATTCGCTGAACATTTCGCCGTCCGCGTTATCGCGCCGCGTGGAAAAACTCGAAGGCGCGCTCGGCGTGCGTCTGTTTGAGCGCACCACGCGGAAGATGGAATTGACGGTCGCCGGCCGATCGTTTGTCGAAAAAGCCCGCAATGTACTCGCCGAACTCGAAAGCTCGCTATTCGGCATGGAAGATCTCGCGCGGCGCCTGACCGGTCTCGTCACGATTGCATGCGTGCCGTCGGCGGTCAGCTTCTTCGTGCCGACCGCCATCGAGCAATATCACCGCAGTTATCCGGGTATTCGCGTGCGTCTGATCGACGAAACGTCGTCGGTCGTGTTTCTCGCGGTCGCGCGCGGAGAAGCCGATTTCGGGCTGACCTATATCGGCACGCAGGAACCCGATATCGAATTCACGCCGATCCGCAAGGATCCGTTCGTGCTGGCCTGTCTGCGCAATCATCCGCTCGCGAGCCAGGCGTCGGTCACGTGGTCGGAGATTGCGCAATACGACGACTACATCGTGCTTGCGCAAGGCAGCGGCAACCGCACGCTGATCGATAACGCGCTCGCCAATACCGTGCGCCCGCCGCAGTGGTTCTGCGAAGTGCAGCACGTGCCCGCACTCGTCAGCCTGATTCAGGCGGGTGTCGGCATTGGCGTGGTGCCCCAGCTCGCGTTGCCGCGCGACCGGCATCGCTCTCTAGTCAGCATTCCGCTGACTCATCCAAAAGTCGCGCGCACGCTGGGCGTGATACGGCGCAAGGATCGACCGCTTTCGGTGGCCGCTCAGCATTTCCTCGATCTTTTGATCAGTTCCGCTGCTTCGTCGGCGTAG
- a CDS encoding alpha/beta fold hydrolase — translation MPTITTPDGVKIFYKDWGSGQPIVFSHGWPLSADDWDAQMMFFLHHGYRVIAHDRRGHGRSEQVGTGNDMDHWVADLAALTEHLDVRDAIHIGHSTGGGEVARYVARHQERVAKAVLVASLTPNMVKTDANPGGQPREWFDAVKSGMLGNRSEFYRAVPEGPFYGFNREGAKPSEAVIANWWRQGMAGSAQAHYETVSSWLEDYTDDLKKITVPVLVMHGEDDQIVPFASAVPRAVDLLANGSLKTYPGFPHGMLTTHADVLNPDLLEFIKS, via the coding sequence ATGCCTACGATCACCACTCCGGACGGCGTAAAGATCTTCTACAAGGACTGGGGGTCCGGTCAGCCGATCGTCTTCAGCCATGGCTGGCCCCTGTCGGCCGACGACTGGGACGCCCAGATGATGTTTTTCCTTCACCACGGCTACCGGGTGATCGCCCATGACCGGCGCGGGCACGGTCGGTCCGAGCAAGTGGGCACCGGCAACGACATGGATCACTGGGTCGCCGACCTCGCTGCACTGACCGAACACCTCGACGTCCGTGACGCGATCCACATCGGGCACTCCACCGGCGGCGGCGAGGTGGCCCGCTACGTCGCTCGTCACCAGGAGCGGGTCGCCAAGGCAGTGCTGGTGGCCTCGTTGACGCCGAACATGGTGAAAACCGACGCGAACCCTGGAGGTCAGCCGCGGGAGTGGTTCGACGCGGTTAAGTCAGGCATGCTTGGCAACCGGTCGGAGTTTTACCGGGCAGTCCCGGAGGGGCCGTTCTATGGATTCAACCGTGAGGGCGCCAAGCCGTCTGAGGCGGTGATCGCGAACTGGTGGCGTCAAGGCATGGCGGGCAGCGCCCAGGCCCACTACGAGACCGTATCGTCCTGGCTGGAGGACTACACCGACGATCTGAAGAAGATCACTGTGCCGGTACTGGTCATGCATGGCGAAGACGATCAGATCGTCCCGTTCGCCAGTGCGGTGCCCCGCGCGGTCGACCTGCTCGCGAACGGTTCGCTGAAGACATACCCTGGCTTCCCGCACGGCATGCTGACCACCCACGCGGACGTCCTGAACCCCGACCTTCTCGAGTTCATCAAATCCTGA
- a CDS encoding MFS transporter: MTNIRWRIVLLLFIAGFINYLDRSALSVAAPAVAKDLHLSPANLGLVFSTFFIGYALFNFIGGWAADRWGGKNVFSGAMLLWSLLCGATGLATGFGSLLTLRTFFGMAEGPLATTINKMVNNWFPHKESATAFGFANCGLPLGGAVAGPVVGLMTVAFGWRVAFAGVTLLGLIWLVFWQFLTTDKPYQHSKTSEAERQLIASDRAVAEDPASIRSLGFYIRQPAILAAMISYFGYSYILFFFLTWFPSFLMMDRHLSLKSMSLATVLPWVLGFIGYALSGWISDLFFRRTGNALRARKQVLITCLGVAGVGVALAGMVTTTQSALALMACAVFALYLSGSTYWAVIQDTIPNAKLGSVGGCVHSVANCAGIVGPAVTGFLVQESHTFVSAFALAGGVALASVLAVAILLRPGSSSMVNAARARVTS, encoded by the coding sequence GTGACAAACATCCGATGGCGTATCGTCCTGCTGCTATTCATCGCAGGCTTCATCAATTATCTCGACCGTTCGGCGCTATCGGTGGCGGCACCGGCGGTGGCGAAGGATCTGCATCTGTCGCCCGCCAACCTGGGGCTGGTCTTCTCGACCTTCTTCATCGGCTACGCGCTGTTCAATTTCATCGGCGGCTGGGCCGCGGACCGATGGGGCGGCAAGAACGTCTTCTCGGGCGCGATGCTGCTCTGGTCGCTGCTGTGCGGCGCGACCGGACTCGCAACCGGCTTCGGCTCGCTGCTGACGCTGCGCACGTTCTTCGGCATGGCCGAAGGGCCGCTCGCGACGACCATCAACAAGATGGTCAACAACTGGTTCCCGCATAAGGAATCGGCAACCGCGTTCGGCTTTGCCAATTGCGGGCTGCCGTTGGGCGGCGCGGTGGCCGGTCCGGTCGTCGGCCTGATGACGGTCGCCTTCGGCTGGCGCGTCGCGTTCGCGGGTGTCACATTACTCGGCTTGATATGGCTGGTGTTCTGGCAGTTTCTGACCACCGACAAACCGTATCAGCACAGCAAGACGTCGGAAGCCGAACGGCAACTGATCGCCAGCGATCGCGCGGTTGCCGAAGACCCGGCCTCGATCAGAAGCCTCGGCTTCTATATCCGCCAGCCCGCGATTCTCGCGGCGATGATTTCGTACTTCGGCTATAGCTACATCCTGTTCTTCTTTCTGACGTGGTTTCCGAGCTTCCTGATGATGGACCGGCATCTGAGTCTGAAGAGCATGAGCCTCGCGACGGTCTTGCCGTGGGTGTTGGGCTTTATCGGCTATGCGCTGAGCGGCTGGATTTCCGATCTGTTTTTCCGGCGCACCGGCAATGCGTTGCGCGCGCGCAAACAGGTGCTGATTACCTGCCTCGGTGTCGCGGGCGTCGGCGTCGCGCTGGCGGGCATGGTCACGACCACGCAGAGCGCGCTCGCGCTGATGGCCTGCGCGGTCTTCGCGCTCTATCTGAGCGGCAGCACGTACTGGGCCGTGATTCAGGACACGATTCCGAATGCGAAGCTCGGCAGTGTCGGCGGCTGCGTGCATTCGGTTGCGAACTGCGCGGGAATAGTCGGCCCGGCGGTGACGGGTTTTCTGGTGCAGGAGAGTCATACGTTCGTCAGCGCGTTCGCGCTGGCCGGCGGTGTGGCGCTTGCAAGTGTTCTCGCGGTGGCGATTCTGCTGCGGCCTGGGTCGAGTTCGATGGTGAATGCGGCGCGGGCTCGCGTGACGAGTTGA
- the mobB gene encoding molybdopterin-guanine dinucleotide biosynthesis protein B: MMRVIGLAGWSGAGKTTLIAKLIPELKRRGLSVSTLKHAHHSFDFDQPGKDSYVHREAGATEVLVASGRRWAITHEQRDDEAPSLRDLLQRLAPVDVVLVEGFKTERHAKIEIHRSDNAKPWLHPGDPDIVAVISDAEHDTALPHAHIDNVIGAADLVLRFALPLDETLARLCATREPARNSP; this comes from the coding sequence GTGATGCGTGTGATCGGACTGGCGGGATGGAGCGGCGCGGGTAAAACCACGTTGATCGCGAAGCTGATCCCCGAGCTGAAACGGCGAGGGCTGAGCGTGTCGACGCTCAAGCATGCGCATCATTCGTTCGACTTCGACCAGCCCGGCAAGGACTCGTATGTTCATCGCGAGGCCGGTGCCACCGAGGTGCTGGTGGCGTCGGGGCGACGCTGGGCGATCACGCATGAACAGCGCGATGACGAAGCGCCTTCGCTGCGCGATCTGTTGCAGCGTCTCGCTCCGGTCGACGTGGTGCTGGTCGAAGGCTTCAAGACTGAACGTCATGCGAAGATCGAGATTCATCGAAGCGATAACGCCAAGCCCTGGCTCCATCCCGGCGATCCCGATATCGTCGCCGTGATCAGCGATGCGGAGCACGACACCGCGTTGCCGCATGCGCATATCGACAACGTCATCGGAGCGGCCGATCTGGTGCTGCGTTTCGCGCTTCCGCTCGATGAAACGCTGGCGCGTCTGTGCGCTACCCGCGAACCTGCCCGGAACTCTCCATGA
- a CDS encoding alpha/beta fold hydrolase has translation MHRLQSMQAGTQGVDGFDPDFVATLPVQRLASGGALYVAGPAPVQLLFVHGGFHGAWCFGAWMDALSRSSIGCAAIDFAGHGFLAGEALPLSTSIADYATSVDEAVSLLGDGVCVVGHSLGALAVASAAARIDASAIVLLAPSPPSNLPGAMQVPSRAIHMPVPVPSLDEAIERFLGGVRPVWAERFHRLLCSESPTALNDRYELRVPVDPAALPSKTLVIAAGRDDVLRHPEGQDAAIAELYGAGYLMLDDAPHCMMLGDGSIAVLESILAWLTPAA, from the coding sequence ATGCATAGGCTGCAATCGATGCAAGCGGGGACGCAAGGCGTCGACGGTTTCGATCCCGATTTCGTCGCCACGCTGCCGGTCCAGCGCCTGGCTAGCGGCGGTGCGCTGTATGTCGCGGGACCGGCGCCGGTGCAACTGCTTTTCGTCCACGGTGGATTCCACGGCGCGTGGTGTTTTGGCGCGTGGATGGATGCACTCAGCCGCAGCAGTATCGGATGCGCTGCAATCGATTTTGCCGGGCATGGATTTCTGGCCGGCGAAGCGTTGCCGCTGTCGACTAGCATTGCCGACTACGCAACGAGCGTTGATGAAGCGGTGAGTTTGCTAGGGGACGGCGTGTGCGTAGTCGGCCACAGTCTCGGCGCTTTAGCCGTCGCAAGCGCGGCGGCACGAATCGATGCGAGCGCAATCGTGCTGCTCGCGCCCTCGCCTCCCTCCAACCTGCCCGGTGCAATGCAGGTGCCGTCGCGAGCGATTCATATGCCCGTTCCAGTACCCTCGCTCGATGAAGCCATCGAACGGTTTCTCGGCGGCGTGCGGCCGGTTTGGGCCGAACGGTTTCACCGGCTTCTATGTTCTGAAAGTCCGACCGCGTTGAACGACCGATATGAGTTGCGCGTGCCGGTCGATCCCGCGGCGCTTCCTTCGAAGACGCTCGTCATCGCCGCGGGTCGGGATGATGTGTTGCGGCACCCGGAAGGTCAGGATGCCGCGATCGCAGAACTATACGGCGCCGGGTATCTGATGCTCGATGACGCGCCGCATTGCATGATGCTTGGCGATGGTTCTATCGCGGTGCTGGAGAGCATCCTGGCGTGGTTGACACCCGCCGCTTAA
- the moeA gene encoding molybdopterin molybdotransferase MoeA: MSDARHRPSASEPGPNPLAAGENNISVEAARAAIDAAIHPTTDVETVPIALAVGRILADDVISPLDVPPHDNSAMDGFAFDGRALDATQALTLRIVATMHAGAAPVEGVETGQCVRIMTGARMPAGLDTVVPFELCRVDDGDNVEIPASVIAAGENRRFRGEDLASGKAALTRGRVLRPADIGLIASLGLTTASVRRRLRVAVFSTGDEIVSPGQPLPPNCVYDSNRFALIAALQRLGMEPLDFGLVADNRASLQDAMARALEDVNVIITSGGVSAGDADYTRDVMTSMGSVSFWKVAMRPGRPFAFGKLSGRNGRDAWLFALPGNPVASLVGFYSLAREALLKLAGASAQPLPSLDARCTVDIRKRPGRTEFQRGFVWLGDDGKWMVRPVGSQGAGILRSMAEANALIVLPDNHGSTKAGDFVSVWLFDGLT; this comes from the coding sequence ATGAGCGATGCACGTCATCGGCCGTCCGCCTCTGAGCCCGGACCCAATCCGCTCGCCGCTGGCGAGAACAACATCTCGGTGGAGGCGGCCCGAGCCGCGATCGATGCCGCGATCCATCCGACGACCGATGTCGAGACCGTGCCGATCGCACTAGCAGTAGGCCGCATCCTTGCCGATGACGTCATCTCCCCGCTCGATGTGCCGCCGCACGATAACTCCGCGATGGATGGCTTCGCGTTCGACGGACGCGCGCTCGATGCAACGCAGGCTCTGACGCTGCGCATCGTTGCGACGATGCATGCGGGCGCCGCGCCCGTCGAAGGCGTGGAGACCGGGCAATGCGTGCGCATCATGACGGGCGCACGCATGCCGGCGGGGCTCGATACCGTCGTGCCGTTCGAGCTATGTCGTGTTGACGACGGCGACAACGTCGAAATTCCGGCCAGCGTGATCGCCGCCGGAGAAAACAGACGGTTTCGTGGTGAAGATCTCGCCAGCGGCAAAGCGGCGTTGACCAGGGGACGCGTGTTACGGCCAGCCGATATCGGCCTGATCGCATCCCTGGGTCTGACCACGGCGAGCGTACGCAGGCGACTGCGCGTAGCGGTGTTTTCTACCGGCGACGAGATCGTGTCGCCAGGCCAACCGCTGCCGCCCAACTGCGTCTATGACAGCAATCGCTTTGCGCTGATCGCCGCGCTGCAACGGCTCGGCATGGAGCCGCTCGACTTCGGCCTCGTCGCGGACAATCGCGCCTCGCTGCAGGATGCGATGGCCAGAGCGCTGGAAGACGTCAACGTGATCATCACGAGCGGCGGGGTCAGTGCAGGGGACGCGGACTACACCAGAGACGTGATGACCAGCATGGGCTCGGTCAGCTTCTGGAAAGTCGCGATGCGGCCAGGCCGGCCATTCGCGTTTGGCAAGCTGTCGGGCCGCAACGGGCGCGATGCCTGGCTATTTGCGTTGCCGGGCAATCCGGTGGCATCGCTGGTTGGCTTTTACTCGTTGGCGAGAGAGGCGTTGCTGAAACTGGCGGGTGCGTCCGCGCAGCCACTGCCTTCTCTGGATGCACGTTGCACGGTGGATATTCGCAAGCGCCCCGGGCGCACCGAATTTCAGCGCGGTTTCGTCTGGCTGGGCGACGACGGCAAATGGATGGTCCGCCCGGTGGGATCGCAAGGTGCCGGCATCCTGCGAAGTATGGCCGAGGCCAATGCGCTGATTGTTCTGCCGGACAACCACGGTTCGACGAAAGCGGGGGACTTCGTCAGCGTGTGGCTATTCGATGGGCTGACGTAG
- a CDS encoding phospholipase D family protein — protein MITLRSFLVPFTFALLTSCASLPPQTDRIQTHAITDTQDTRLGIAFTPQEKQHPDESAFHLLPDAVNALVARFVLAEGADRTLDLQYYIWHDDLTGRELAAAVMRAADRGVRVRILLDDLGTNADDKLLLALDSHPNVQIRLFNPVANRTFKKIGMATEFFRVNRRMHNKAMIADNEGAILGGRNIGDEYFGASTNVAFGDLDVFVHGPVVREVSTAFDLYWNSEAAYPVDRLIGRKADAGALADVRAKSDTYLASEENNPYVVNARERLTKVIHSEQDTTYSWGKATLLYDDPSKITRSPGNAQGHLMTQLKAMELQPKQQLLVVSPYFVPGKEGVAWLSGLTQKNVRVTVLTNSLAATDVAAVHAGYQRYRKALLKAGVRLYELKPGADKKDDKDKKHVFGSSKASLHAKTYVFDRDSIFIGSMNLDPRSVELNTEIGVYCESPPAAAQVVDTVEPNLDYEAWRLELRPNPNGTQSIVWIDTARDGTVKVLDSEPDVSGLRKAGIWFLSILPIESQL, from the coding sequence ATGATCACCCTGCGAAGTTTTCTGGTGCCCTTCACCTTCGCCTTGCTGACTTCATGCGCGAGCTTGCCGCCGCAGACCGACCGCATCCAGACGCACGCCATCACCGACACGCAGGACACGCGCCTCGGCATTGCCTTCACGCCACAAGAGAAGCAGCACCCAGACGAAAGCGCATTTCATCTTCTGCCCGACGCAGTCAATGCGCTCGTCGCGCGATTCGTGCTCGCGGAAGGCGCCGACCGCACACTCGACCTCCAATACTACATCTGGCACGACGACCTGACGGGCCGCGAACTAGCCGCCGCCGTGATGCGCGCTGCTGATCGCGGCGTGCGCGTGAGAATCCTCCTCGACGATCTCGGCACCAATGCCGACGACAAGTTGCTGCTCGCGCTCGACTCGCATCCGAACGTGCAAATCCGCCTCTTCAACCCAGTTGCGAATCGCACCTTCAAGAAGATCGGGATGGCCACCGAGTTCTTCCGCGTGAACCGGCGCATGCACAATAAGGCGATGATCGCCGACAACGAGGGCGCGATTCTTGGCGGCCGCAATATCGGCGACGAGTATTTCGGCGCATCAACCAACGTCGCGTTCGGCGATCTCGATGTGTTCGTGCATGGCCCCGTGGTGCGCGAAGTATCGACCGCGTTCGACCTCTACTGGAACTCCGAAGCTGCGTACCCGGTCGACCGGCTGATAGGTCGTAAGGCAGACGCGGGGGCGCTTGCGGATGTGCGCGCAAAGTCCGACACGTATCTCGCCTCCGAGGAAAACAACCCTTACGTTGTCAATGCGCGCGAGCGGCTCACGAAGGTGATCCATTCGGAGCAGGACACCACGTACTCGTGGGGCAAGGCTACGCTGCTCTACGACGATCCCTCAAAGATCACGCGATCGCCGGGCAACGCGCAAGGTCATCTGATGACGCAACTAAAGGCGATGGAGCTTCAGCCAAAGCAGCAGTTGCTCGTCGTCTCGCCTTACTTCGTGCCCGGCAAGGAAGGCGTCGCATGGCTATCCGGCCTCACGCAAAAGAACGTGCGCGTGACCGTACTGACGAACTCGCTCGCGGCCACTGACGTCGCTGCCGTGCACGCCGGCTATCAACGCTACCGCAAGGCACTGCTCAAAGCAGGCGTGCGCCTGTATGAACTCAAACCTGGGGCGGACAAAAAGGATGACAAGGACAAAAAACACGTCTTCGGTTCGTCCAAAGCATCGCTGCACGCGAAGACTTACGTATTCGACCGTGACAGCATTTTCATCGGCTCGATGAATCTCGATCCGCGCTCGGTCGAACTCAACACGGAGATCGGCGTGTATTGCGAAAGCCCGCCGGCGGCCGCGCAGGTGGTCGATACCGTCGAGCCGAATCTGGATTACGAAGCGTGGCGGCTCGAACTGCGCCCAAATCCGAATGGCACGCAAAGCATCGTGTGGATCGATACCGCGCGCGACGGTACCGTGAAGGTGCTCGACAGCGAGCCCGACGTGTCGGGTTTGCGCAAGGCGGGCATCTGGTTTCTGAGCATTCTGCCGATCGAATCGCAGCTTTAG
- a CDS encoding Ldh family oxidoreductase, with the protein MTGTQPRAGVVSKERLTGLTIDALLALGLTQTDATDAATILVLADLFGLRTHGTSRIESYGERLRIGGINPTPSFNPEQVSPALYRLDGDNGVGPLVGFRALQVAMKAARSNGISCVFVRGSNHFGPVSPYSYIAAQQGFASIIGSNATTTIAPWGGTDARLGNSPVGFGVPNPAGRPVLLDMAISVVARAKIRNALKRGESIPSTWATDQYGRPTTDPKAALDGFLLPIGGHKGYGLALIVDLLAGMLSGAAYLTHVKSWLDDPEEPQNLGHFYILIDTTVLGNSEWLAARMTDYAAILHGSAPVDPNAPVIVPGEIELNQYDRQLAEGIDIGVEQLAMLEAAAVGKYQTAAG; encoded by the coding sequence ATGACTGGCACTCAACCACGCGCCGGCGTCGTCAGCAAGGAACGGCTGACCGGGCTGACGATCGACGCACTGCTCGCACTCGGCCTGACGCAAACCGATGCCACCGACGCCGCGACGATTCTGGTCCTCGCGGATCTATTCGGTTTGCGCACGCACGGCACGAGCCGCATCGAATCGTATGGCGAGCGTCTGAGGATCGGCGGCATCAACCCCACTCCGTCGTTCAATCCGGAGCAGGTTTCGCCCGCGCTATACCGGCTCGATGGCGACAATGGCGTTGGTCCGCTGGTCGGTTTTCGCGCGTTGCAGGTGGCGATGAAAGCCGCCCGCAGCAATGGCATCAGTTGTGTTTTCGTGCGCGGCAGCAATCACTTCGGTCCGGTTTCGCCGTATTCGTACATCGCCGCGCAACAGGGCTTCGCCAGCATCATCGGCAGCAATGCGACCACGACGATCGCGCCGTGGGGCGGCACCGACGCGCGGCTCGGCAATAGTCCGGTCGGCTTCGGCGTGCCGAATCCCGCCGGCCGTCCGGTGCTGCTCGATATGGCGATCAGCGTGGTTGCGCGCGCAAAGATCCGCAATGCGTTGAAGCGCGGCGAGTCGATTCCGTCGACATGGGCCACCGATCAATACGGCAGGCCGACCACCGACCCGAAGGCCGCGCTCGACGGTTTTCTGCTGCCGATCGGCGGTCACAAGGGCTATGGTCTTGCGTTGATCGTCGATCTGCTGGCCGGCATGTTGTCCGGCGCCGCGTATCTGACGCATGTCAAATCGTGGCTCGACGATCCCGAAGAGCCACAGAATCTCGGTCATTTCTACATCCTGATCGACACGACGGTGCTCGGCAACAGCGAATGGCTGGCCGCGCGGATGACCGATTACGCGGCAATCCTGCACGGCTCGGCACCGGTCGATCCGAACGCACCCGTGATCGTCCCCGGTGAAATCGAGTTGAACCAGTACGATCGGCAACTGGCCGAAGGCATCGATATCGGCGTCGAACAACTGGCGATGCTCGAAGCCGCCGCGGTGGGCAAGTATCAGACCGCGGCGGGTTGA